CGGCCACGCCGGGCCCGGGAACGTACGTGTTCATGGCGACATTGGGGAAATGGTCCAGCGGCAAGACCGTGTTCGCGCTCCAATAGGCCGAAATTGCCGACCCATTCGGGCCTCCGCTCGCGTACTGCGTGACAGCTCCTTTTTTAGAGGAAGCGGTCCAGCAGGCTGGCCTCGGCGATGCGTGACAGGCCCTCACGCACTGTGCGGGCGCGAAGTTCGCCAATGCCGTCAACGGCCATGAGGTCGTCAATTGTGGCGGCCATCAGGTTTTGGAGCCCGCCGAAATGGTCCACAAGGCGGCCGGCGACGGCGCCGGGGACCGCTTTGAGCTCGGAGACAAGGCGGTAGCCTCGGGGCTGGATGATGGCTTCGAGTGAATCGAGGTTGGAGAGGCCCACGACGCCGGCTATCAGGTTGAGGTTGATCAGGTCCGCCTGGTCGACCTCCTGCAGTGCAGCGATGGCCGCGTCCACATCGGTGGGGCCGGGGCCGGTATAGTCGCGGATCACCATTTCAGCACCGGAACCCCGCGTTGCCGTCAACTCATCGAGCTGCAGCGAGAGCAGGCGGCCATCAGCGCCAAGTTCAAGCACGTACTGGGCGATTTCCTCGGAAATGCGCCGCACCATCTCATGGCGCTGCAGTGTCACGGCAACGTCCCGGACCGTAACCATGGCCTCAATTTCCAGGGCGGACAGGGAACTTGTCACCTGGTCGAGACGTGCGCGGTAGCGTTCCAAGGTAGCCAGCGCCTGGTTGGCGCGGGCCAGCACCTTTTCTGAACCTTCCAGAACATAGCGTAAGCCGTCCACGTAAAGTGCAATGATCTGCATCGACTGGCTGACAGAAACCACCGGAACCCCGGTCTGAATGGCGACGCGTTCGGCGGTACGGTGGCGTGTGCCGGATTCCTGCGTTTCGATGCTGGGATCCGGCACCAGCTGGACAGCCGCGCGAAGGATTTTGGTGACTTCCTTGTCGCAAATTATGGCGCCGTCCATTTTCGCCAATTCACGCAGGCGGGTGGGCGCGAAGTCGATTCCAATCTCAAATCCGCCGGAACAGAGGTTGTCGATGGCCTTGTCGGAACCGAGCACAATCAGGGCTCCCGTACGTCCCCGAAGAATCCGTTCCAGGCCGTCGCGGAGAGGCGTTCCCGGGGCAACTCTGGCGAGAGTGGCCTTCAAGGCGTCTTCGGGGCTGCGAAGCATTAACGAGTCCTTCTATTCATGAGCGGGATTCCGCACAGGTTTCATTGCCCATAATAGTGTTAACCGTGGTCTGGCGCGGTTTTATGTGGTTTTCAAGGTATTGATCCCAGGTCCGCGACCGGCTGTGGACGTTCGACCTCGCGTGCCCGCCTCCACATGTACCTCGCGGGCCGGCCGTCTTGTCGACGGTCTAGAAGGGGCAGGGTTCGTTGGTTTGGGTGTGGAGGTAGGTGCGGCCGGTGGGTGTGGTGGTTTTGGTTTGTTGGGGGCTGTGGGGTTCGACGGTCCAGCCGGTGTCGGGGTTGTCTTTGAGTTGGTGGCAGTAGGTGTCGCGGGGGCGGAGGTTTTCGACGCTGGTTTCGCCTTTGGGCAGGGGGGTGCCGTCGGGGTGGTGGCGGTTCATCCAGTAGGGGATGGTGTGGTCGAGTTCGCAGCTCGCGGCGGGGTGGTCGCAGCCGATGCCGGTGCATACGGGGTCCCGGCGGCGTACTTCGGCGGCGATGTCTGCCGGTGGGTGGTAGCGTTGCCGGCCGACGGTGAGCCTGGCCGTGGTGGCGGGGTCGGTCAGGAGCCGTT
This genomic stretch from Arthrobacter dokdonellae harbors:
- the disA gene encoding DNA integrity scanning diadenylate cyclase DisA — encoded protein: MLRSPEDALKATLARVAPGTPLRDGLERILRGRTGALIVLGSDKAIDNLCSGGFEIGIDFAPTRLRELAKMDGAIICDKEVTKILRAAVQLVPDPSIETQESGTRHRTAERVAIQTGVPVVSVSQSMQIIALYVDGLRYVLEGSEKVLARANQALATLERYRARLDQVTSSLSALEIEAMVTVRDVAVTLQRHEMVRRISEEIAQYVLELGADGRLLSLQLDELTATRGSGAEMVIRDYTGPGPTDVDAAIAALQEVDQADLINLNLIAGVVGLSNLDSLEAIIQPRGYRLVSELKAVPGAVAGRLVDHFGGLQNLMAATIDDLMAVDGIGELRARTVREGLSRIAEASLLDRFL